A genomic stretch from Enterobacter oligotrophicus includes:
- the nuoL gene encoding NADH-quinone oxidoreductase subunit L — translation MNMLALTIIFPLIGFVLLAFSRGRWSENLSATVGMGSVGLAALVTAYAGIDFFNNGRQAFSVPLWTWMSVGDFNIGFNLVLDGLSLTMLSVVTGVGFLIHMFASWYMRGEEGYSRFFAYTNLFIASMVVLVLADNLLLMYLGWEGVGLCSYLLIGFYYTDPKNGAAAMKAFVVTRVGDVFLAFALFILYNELGTLNFREMVELAPAHFAAGNNMLWWATLMLLGGAVGKSAQLPLQTWLADAMAGPTPVSALIHAATMVTAGVYLIARTHGLFLMTPEILHLVGIVGAVTLVLAGFAALVQTDIKRVLAYSTMSQIGYMFLALGVQAWDAAIFHLMTHAFFKALLFLSSGSVILACHHEQNIFKMGGLRKSIPLVYVCFLVGGAALAALPLITAGFFSKDEILAGAMANGHINLMVAGLVGAFMTSLYTFRMIFIVFHGKEQIHAHAGKGITHHLPLIVLLVLSTFVGAMIVPPLQGVLPDTTELEHGRVLTLEITSGVVAIAGILIAAWLWLGKRTLVTAVANSAPGRLLGTWWYNAWGFDWLYDMIFVKPFLGIAWLLKRDPLNSLMNIPAILSRFAGKGLLYSENGYLRWYVASMSIGAVVVLALLMVLR, via the coding sequence ATGAACATGCTTGCCTTAACCATTATTTTTCCGCTGATTGGCTTCGTGCTGCTGGCGTTTTCTCGCGGCCGCTGGTCTGAGAATCTGTCCGCGACCGTGGGCATGGGATCTGTTGGTCTGGCTGCGCTGGTGACAGCGTATGCGGGTATCGACTTCTTTAACAACGGACGTCAGGCCTTCAGCGTGCCGCTGTGGACCTGGATGTCGGTCGGTGATTTCAACATCGGTTTCAACCTGGTGCTGGATGGTCTCTCGCTGACCATGCTCTCCGTGGTCACCGGCGTCGGCTTCCTGATCCACATGTTCGCCTCCTGGTATATGCGCGGTGAAGAGGGTTACTCCCGCTTCTTCGCCTACACCAACCTGTTTATCGCCAGCATGGTGGTTCTGGTACTGGCCGATAACCTGCTGCTGATGTATCTGGGCTGGGAAGGCGTGGGTCTGTGCTCTTACCTGCTGATCGGTTTCTATTACACCGATCCGAAGAATGGCGCAGCGGCCATGAAAGCGTTCGTCGTGACCCGTGTGGGTGACGTATTCCTCGCTTTTGCGCTGTTCATTCTTTACAACGAACTGGGCACGCTGAACTTCCGCGAAATGGTGGAACTGGCACCGGCGCACTTCGCCGCAGGCAATAACATGCTGTGGTGGGCAACGCTGATGCTGCTGGGTGGTGCTGTGGGTAAATCCGCACAGCTGCCGTTGCAGACATGGCTGGCCGACGCGATGGCGGGTCCAACCCCTGTCTCTGCGCTGATCCACGCTGCGACCATGGTGACCGCCGGTGTCTACCTGATTGCGCGTACTCATGGCCTGTTCCTGATGACTCCGGAAATTCTGCATCTGGTGGGTATCGTCGGTGCGGTTACGCTGGTGCTGGCAGGCTTTGCCGCGCTGGTGCAGACCGACATCAAACGCGTTCTCGCATACTCCACCATGAGCCAGATTGGTTATATGTTCCTGGCGCTGGGCGTTCAGGCGTGGGACGCGGCGATTTTCCACCTGATGACGCACGCTTTCTTTAAAGCGCTGCTGTTCCTCTCATCCGGTTCCGTGATCCTGGCCTGCCATCACGAACAGAACATCTTCAAGATGGGCGGACTGCGCAAGTCCATCCCGCTGGTTTATGTCTGCTTCCTGGTGGGCGGCGCGGCGCTGGCGGCACTGCCGCTGATTACCGCGGGCTTCTTCAGTAAGGACGAAATCCTTGCGGGTGCCATGGCGAATGGTCATATCAATCTGATGGTTGCGGGTCTGGTCGGTGCGTTCATGACCTCCCTGTATACCTTCCGTATGATTTTCATCGTATTCCACGGTAAAGAACAAATTCACGCTCACGCAGGGAAGGGGATTACCCACCACCTGCCGCTGATTGTACTGCTGGTACTGTCCACCTTCGTTGGCGCGATGATTGTGCCACCGCTGCAGGGCGTACTGCCAGACACCACCGAGCTTGAGCACGGTCGCGTTCTGACGCTTGAAATCACCTCCGGTGTGGTCGCGATTGCGGGCATCCTGATTGCTGCATGGCTGTGGCTGGGTAAACGTACGCTGGTCACTGCCGTGGCCAACAGTGCGCCAGGCCGTCTGCTGGGCACCTGGTGGTACAACGCGTGGGGCTTCGACTGGCTGTACGACATGATCTTCGTGAAGCCGTTCCTGGGCATTGCGTGGCTGCTGAAGCGCGATCCACTGAACAGCCTGATGAATATCCCCGCGATCCTTTCCCGCTTTGCAGGTAAAGGCCTGCTGTACAGCGAGAACGGTTACCTGCGCTGGTATGTGGCGTCCATGAGCATCGGTGCGGTTGTCGTGCTGGCGCTGCTGATGGTGTTGCGATAG
- the nuoH gene encoding NADH-quinone oxidoreductase subunit NuoH has translation MSWLTPDLIDILLSILKAIVILLVVVTCGAFMSFGERRLLGLFQNRYGPNRVGWGGSLQLVADMIKMFFKEDWIPRFSDRVIFTLAPMIAFTSLLLAFAIVPVSPTWVVADLNIGILFFLMMAGLAVYAVLFAGWSSNNKYSLLGAMRASAQTLSYEVFLGLSLMGVVAQAGSFNMTDIVNNQADIWNVIPQFFGFVTFAIAGVAVCHRHPFDQPEAEQELADGYHIEYSGMKFGLFFVGEYIGIVTISALMVTLFFGGWHGPFLPPFIWFALKTAFFMMMFILIRASLPRPRYDQVMSFGWKVCLPLTLVNLLVTAAVILWQQP, from the coding sequence ATGAGTTGGTTAACGCCGGATCTTATCGACATCCTGCTGAGCATTCTGAAGGCGATTGTGATTTTGCTGGTGGTGGTCACCTGCGGCGCGTTCATGAGCTTTGGTGAACGTCGTCTGCTCGGTCTGTTCCAGAACCGTTACGGACCGAACCGCGTGGGCTGGGGTGGTTCACTCCAGCTGGTTGCGGACATGATCAAGATGTTCTTTAAAGAGGACTGGATACCGCGCTTCTCGGACCGTGTGATCTTTACTCTGGCACCGATGATCGCCTTCACCTCGCTGCTGCTGGCGTTTGCTATCGTTCCCGTCAGCCCGACCTGGGTGGTGGCTGATCTGAACATCGGCATTCTGTTCTTCCTGATGATGGCAGGTCTCGCGGTTTACGCGGTGCTGTTCGCAGGCTGGTCCAGTAACAACAAATACTCGCTGCTGGGTGCGATGCGTGCGTCTGCGCAGACGCTGAGCTACGAAGTGTTCCTGGGGCTCTCCCTGATGGGCGTGGTGGCGCAAGCCGGTTCATTCAACATGACCGACATCGTCAACAACCAGGCCGACATCTGGAACGTTATCCCGCAGTTCTTTGGTTTTGTTACCTTTGCTATCGCGGGCGTGGCGGTGTGTCACCGTCACCCGTTTGACCAGCCAGAAGCCGAACAGGAACTGGCCGACGGTTACCACATTGAATATTCCGGTATGAAATTCGGTCTGTTCTTCGTGGGCGAGTACATCGGTATCGTCACCATTTCCGCGTTGATGGTAACGCTGTTCTTTGGTGGCTGGCATGGCCCGTTCTTACCGCCGTTCATCTGGTTCGCGCTGAAAACCGCGTTCTTCATGATGATGTTCATTTTGATTCGTGCGTCCTTACCGCGTCCGCGTTATGACCAGGTAATGTCCTTCGGCTGGAAAGTGTGCCTGCCGCTGACGCTCGTCAACTTGTTGGTAACGGCGGCTGTCATTCTCTGGCAGCAGCCATAA
- the nuoG gene encoding NADH-quinone oxidoreductase subunit NuoG: protein MATIHVDGKEYEVNGADNLLEACLSLGLDIPYFCWHPALGSVGACRQCAVKQYQNAEDTRGRLVMSCMTPATEGTFISIEDEEAKQFRESVVEWLMTNHPHDCPVCEEGGNCHLQDMTVMTGHSFRRYRFTKRTHRNQDLGPFISHEMNRCIACYRCVRYYKDYADGQDLGVYGAHDNVYFGRPEDGTLESEFSGNLVEICPTGVFTDKTHSERYNRKWDMQFAPSICQQCSLGCNTSPGERYGELRRIENRYNGTVNHYFLCDRGRFGYGYVNLKDRPRQPVQRRGDDLITLNAEQAMQGAADILRQSKKVIGIGSPRASIESNFALRELVGAENFYTGIAQGEQERLQLVLKVLREGGVHTPALREIESYDAVLVLGEDLTQTGARAALAVRQAVKGKAREMAAAQKVADWQIAAILNIGQRAKHPLFVTNVDNTRLDDIAAWTYCAPVEDQARLGFAIAHALDNNSPAVELDRDLQNKVDVIVQALAGAKKPLIISGTNAGSAEIIQAAANVAKALKGRGADVGVTMIARAVNSIGLGMIGGGSLEEALSELESGAADAVVVLENDLHRHASAARVDAALSKAPLVMVIDHQRTAIMDKAHLVLSAASFAESDGTVINNEGRAQRFFQVYDPAYYDSSTVMLESWRWLHSLHSTVQSREVDWTQLDHVIDAVVEKLPQLAGIKDAAPDASFRIRGQKLAREPHRYSGRTAMRANISVHEPRQPQDKDTMFAFSMEGNNQPSAPRSQVPFAWAPGWNSPQAWNKFQAEVGGSLRHGDPGVRLIEASETGLDFFTTVPASFQAQEGNWRIAPYYHLFGSDEMSQRSPVFQARMPQPYIKLNPADAAKLGVNAGANIAFSYDGQTISLPLIISESLTAGQVGLPMGMPGIAPVLAGARLDNLQEAKA from the coding sequence ATGGCTACGATTCATGTAGACGGCAAAGAATACGAAGTCAACGGGGCGGACAACCTGCTGGAAGCCTGTCTGTCGCTTGGCCTCGATATTCCGTATTTTTGCTGGCATCCGGCGCTGGGCAGCGTCGGTGCTTGCCGCCAGTGTGCGGTGAAGCAATATCAAAACGCGGAAGACACGCGTGGTCGCCTGGTGATGTCCTGTATGACGCCAGCCACCGAAGGCACTTTTATTTCGATTGAAGACGAAGAAGCCAAACAGTTCCGTGAAAGCGTGGTGGAGTGGTTGATGACCAACCACCCGCACGACTGTCCGGTTTGTGAAGAGGGGGGTAACTGCCACCTTCAGGATATGACCGTGATGACCGGTCACAGCTTCCGTCGCTATCGTTTTACCAAGCGTACCCACCGTAATCAGGATCTGGGGCCGTTCATCTCTCACGAAATGAACCGCTGCATCGCCTGCTACCGCTGCGTGCGTTACTACAAAGACTACGCAGACGGTCAAGATCTGGGCGTGTATGGCGCACATGACAACGTCTACTTCGGTCGTCCGGAAGACGGTACGCTGGAAAGCGAATTCTCCGGTAACCTGGTGGAAATCTGCCCGACCGGCGTGTTCACGGATAAAACCCACTCCGAGCGCTACAACCGTAAATGGGACATGCAGTTTGCACCGAGCATCTGCCAGCAGTGTTCCCTCGGCTGTAACACCAGCCCTGGTGAACGTTACGGCGAACTGCGTCGTATCGAAAACCGTTACAACGGTACCGTTAACCACTACTTCCTGTGTGACCGCGGTCGTTTTGGCTATGGCTATGTGAACCTGAAAGACCGTCCGCGTCAGCCGGTTCAGCGCCGTGGCGATGACCTCATCACCCTGAACGCTGAACAGGCGATGCAGGGTGCGGCGGATATTCTGCGCCAGTCGAAGAAAGTGATCGGTATCGGCTCTCCGCGCGCCAGCATCGAAAGCAACTTCGCACTGCGTGAGCTGGTTGGGGCGGAAAACTTCTATACCGGTATCGCTCAGGGCGAGCAGGAACGTCTGCAGCTGGTACTGAAAGTGCTGCGGGAAGGTGGTGTACATACCCCTGCGCTGCGCGAAATTGAATCCTATGATGCAGTTCTGGTGCTGGGTGAAGATCTGACTCAGACCGGCGCACGCGCGGCTCTGGCGGTTCGTCAGGCGGTGAAGGGTAAAGCACGTGAAATGGCCGCGGCACAGAAAGTGGCTGACTGGCAGATTGCGGCAATCCTCAACATCGGCCAGCGCGCGAAGCACCCGCTGTTTGTGACTAACGTCGACAACACCCGTCTGGACGACATCGCCGCGTGGACCTACTGCGCACCGGTTGAAGATCAGGCGCGTCTTGGCTTTGCGATTGCACACGCCCTGGACAACAACTCTCCGGCCGTTGAACTGGATCGTGACCTGCAAAACAAGGTCGACGTGATTGTTCAGGCGCTGGCGGGTGCGAAGAAACCGCTGATTATTTCCGGTACGAACGCCGGTAGCGCCGAGATCATTCAGGCCGCAGCGAACGTTGCCAAAGCCCTGAAAGGCCGTGGTGCGGACGTTGGCGTGACCATGATTGCCCGTGCGGTCAACAGCATCGGTCTGGGTATGATTGGCGGCGGCTCTCTGGAAGAAGCATTAAGCGAACTGGAATCCGGTGCTGCTGACGCCGTTGTGGTGCTGGAAAACGACCTGCATCGCCACGCTTCTGCAGCACGCGTTGACGCCGCACTCTCCAAAGCGCCGCTGGTGATGGTAATCGACCATCAGCGCACCGCGATCATGGACAAAGCGCACCTGGTGCTCTCTGCGGCAAGTTTCGCAGAAAGCGACGGTACGGTGATCAACAACGAAGGCCGCGCACAGCGTTTCTTCCAGGTTTATGACCCGGCCTACTACGACAGCAGCACCGTGATGCTGGAAAGCTGGCGCTGGCTGCACTCTCTGCACAGCACCGTGCAGAGCCGTGAAGTGGACTGGACGCAGCTCGATCATGTTATCGACGCAGTGGTGGAAAAACTGCCTCAGTTGGCGGGCATCAAAGATGCAGCGCCGGACGCAAGTTTCCGTATTCGCGGCCAGAAACTGGCGCGTGAGCCGCACCGCTACAGCGGTCGTACCGCGATGCGCGCCAACATCAGCGTGCACGAACCGCGTCAGCCGCAGGATAAAGACACCATGTTCGCCTTCTCCATGGAAGGGAACAACCAGCCGTCTGCCCCGCGCTCCCAGGTTCCGTTTGCATGGGCTCCGGGCTGGAACTCCCCGCAGGCATGGAACAAGTTCCAGGCTGAAGTGGGTGGATCTCTGCGCCACGGCGATCCGGGTGTGCGTCTGATTGAAGCCTCCGAAACCGGTCTGGACTTCTTCACGACCGTTCCGGCGAGCTTCCAGGCTCAGGAAGGGAACTGGCGTATTGCGCCGTACTACCATCTGTTTGGTAGCGACGAAATGTCCCAGCGTTCACCGGTATTCCAGGCCCGTATGCCGCAGCCGTACATCAAGCTCAACCCGGCAGATGCCGCGAAACTGGGCGTGAATGCGGGCGCGAACATTGCCTTTAGCTACGACGGTCAGACAATCAGCCTGCCGCTGATCATTTCTGAAAGCCTGACAGCAGGGCAGGTCGGTCTGCCAATGGGTATGCCTGGCATCGCGCCGGTACTGGCGGGTGCGCGTCTTGATAATCTGCAGGAGGCAAAAGCATGA
- the nuoK gene encoding NADH-quinone oxidoreductase subunit NuoK yields the protein MIPLTHGLILAAILFVLGLTGLVIRRNLLFMLIGLEIMINASALAFVVAGSYWGQTDGQVMYILAISLAAAEASIGLALLLQLHRRRQNLNIDSVSELRG from the coding sequence ATGATCCCCTTAACACATGGACTGATCCTCGCTGCGATTTTATTCGTTCTGGGTCTGACCGGTCTGGTTATCCGCCGCAATCTGCTGTTTATGCTGATCGGTCTGGAAATCATGATCAACGCTTCCGCGCTGGCCTTTGTGGTCGCCGGGAGCTACTGGGGCCAGACCGATGGTCAGGTGATGTACATTCTCGCTATCAGCCTCGCGGCTGCCGAAGCGAGTATTGGCCTGGCGCTGTTGCTGCAGCTCCATCGTCGCCGCCAGAACCTGAACATCGATTCAGTAAGTGAGTTGCGTGGATGA
- the nuoF gene encoding NADH-quinone oxidoreductase subunit NuoF: MKTVIRTAETHPLTWRLRDDKQPVWLDEYQSKNGYAGARKALGGMAPDDIVNAVKDAGLKGRGGAGFSTGLKWSLMPKDESMNIRYLLCNADEMEPGTYKDRLLMEQLPHLLVEGMLISAFALKAYRGYIFLRGEYIEAAENLRRAIAEATEAGLLGKNILGTGFDFELFVHTGAGRYICGEETALINSLEGRRANPRSKPPFPASSGVWGKPTCVNNVETLCNVPAILANGVEWYQGISSSKDAGTKLMGFSGRVKNPGVWELPFGTTAREILEDYAGGMRDGLKFKAWQPGGAGTDFLTEAHLDLPMEFESIGKAGSRLGTALAMAVDHEIGMVSLVRNLEEFFARESCGWCTPCRDGLPWSVKILRAIERGEGQPGDIETLEQLCRFLGPGKTFCAHAPGAVEPLQSAIKYFRDEFEAGIKQPFSNTHAINGIQPNLLKARW; the protein is encoded by the coding sequence ATGAAAACTGTAATTCGTACTGCTGAGACACATCCGCTGACCTGGCGTTTGCGCGATGATAAACAGCCGGTATGGCTGGACGAATACCAGAGCAAAAACGGCTATGCCGGTGCGCGTAAAGCCCTCGGCGGCATGGCACCGGATGACATTGTCAACGCGGTAAAAGACGCTGGCCTGAAAGGGCGCGGCGGTGCGGGCTTCTCCACTGGTTTGAAGTGGAGCCTGATGCCAAAAGACGAATCCATGAACATCCGTTACCTGCTGTGTAACGCCGATGAAATGGAGCCGGGCACCTATAAAGACCGCCTGTTGATGGAACAGCTGCCGCACCTGCTAGTGGAAGGCATGCTGATCTCTGCATTCGCGCTGAAAGCGTACCGTGGCTACATCTTCCTGCGCGGTGAGTACATCGAAGCGGCAGAAAACCTGCGTCGCGCGATTGCCGAAGCGACCGAAGCGGGCCTGCTGGGTAAAAACATCCTGGGCACCGGGTTTGACTTCGAACTGTTCGTGCACACCGGGGCAGGGCGTTACATCTGCGGTGAAGAGACAGCGCTGATTAACTCCCTGGAAGGCCGCCGTGCGAACCCACGTTCCAAGCCACCGTTCCCGGCAAGCTCCGGCGTGTGGGGTAAACCGACCTGTGTAAACAACGTCGAAACCCTGTGCAACGTTCCGGCTATCCTCGCGAACGGCGTGGAGTGGTATCAGGGCATCTCTTCAAGCAAAGATGCCGGTACTAAGCTGATGGGCTTCTCCGGTCGCGTGAAGAACCCTGGCGTCTGGGAACTGCCGTTCGGCACCACCGCACGTGAAATTCTTGAAGATTACGCTGGCGGCATGCGCGACGGCCTGAAATTCAAAGCCTGGCAGCCGGGCGGGGCAGGGACGGACTTCCTGACCGAAGCCCACCTTGACCTGCCAATGGAATTCGAAAGCATTGGTAAAGCAGGCAGCCGTCTGGGTACGGCGCTGGCGATGGCCGTCGACCACGAGATCGGCATGGTGTCGCTGGTGCGTAACCTGGAAGAGTTCTTCGCCCGCGAGTCCTGCGGCTGGTGTACGCCATGCCGTGATGGTCTGCCGTGGAGCGTGAAGATCCTGCGTGCTATCGAACGTGGCGAAGGCCAGCCGGGTGATATCGAGACACTTGAGCAACTGTGTCGATTCCTGGGCCCAGGTAAAACCTTCTGTGCCCACGCACCGGGTGCCGTCGAGCCGCTGCAAAGCGCGATTAAATATTTCCGCGACGAATTCGAAGCAGGCATCAAGCAGCCGTTCAGCAATACCCATGCAATCAATGGTATTCAGCCGAACCTGCTGAAAGCGCGCTGGTAA
- the nuoE gene encoding NADH-quinone oxidoreductase subunit NuoE has translation MHENQQPQTEAFELSEAERAAIEHEMHHYEDPRAASIEALKIVQKQRGWVPDGAIYEIAKVLGIPASDVEGVATFYSQIFRQPVGRHVIRYCDSVVCHITGYQGIQAAIEKKLNIKPGQTTFDGRFTLLPTCCLGNCDKGPTMMIDEDTHSHLTPEAIPDLLEQYK, from the coding sequence ATGCACGAGAATCAACAACCACAAACCGAGGCTTTTGAGCTGAGTGAAGCAGAACGTGCCGCCATTGAGCACGAGATGCACCACTACGAAGACCCGCGTGCGGCGTCCATTGAAGCGCTGAAAATCGTACAGAAACAGCGTGGTTGGGTGCCGGATGGCGCGATCTACGAGATCGCAAAAGTGCTGGGCATTCCGGCAAGTGACGTAGAAGGCGTAGCCACGTTCTACAGCCAGATCTTCCGTCAGCCGGTAGGCCGCCATGTGATCCGCTACTGTGACAGCGTTGTCTGCCACATCACCGGTTATCAGGGCATTCAGGCTGCGATTGAGAAGAAGCTCAATATCAAGCCGGGCCAGACCACGTTCGATGGTCGCTTTACTCTGCTGCCAACCTGCTGCCTGGGTAACTGCGACAAGGGGCCGACCATGATGATTGATGAGGACACTCACAGCCATCTGACGCCGGAAGCGATTCCTGACCTGCTGGAGCAGTACAAATGA
- the nuoM gene encoding NADH-quinone oxidoreductase subunit M — translation MLLPWLILIPFIGGFLCWQTERFGVKMPRWIALITMGLTLALGLQLWLQGGYSLTQSAGIPQWQSEFILPWIPRFGITIHLAIDGLSLLMVVLTGLLGVLAVLCSWREIEKYQGFFHLNLMWILGGVIGVFLAIDMFLFFFFWEMMLVPMYFLIALWGHKASDGKTRITAATKFFIYTQASGLVMLIAILALVFVHHNATGVWTFNYEDLLKTPMSHGVEYLLMLGFFIAFAVKMPVVPLHGWLPDAHSQAPTAGSVDLAGILLKTAAYGLLRFALPLFPNASAEFAPIAMWLGVIGIFYGAWMAFTQYDIKRLIAYTSVSHMGFVLIAIYTGSQLAYQGAVIQMIAHGLSAAGLFILCGQLYERLHTRDMRMMGGLWSKIKWLPALSMFFAVATLGMPGTGNFVGEFMILFGSFKVVPTITVISTFGLVFASVYSLAMLHRAYFGKAKSEIAAQELPGMSLRELFIILLLVVLLVLLGFFPQPILDTSHSAMGNIQQWFVNSASTTRP, via the coding sequence ATGTTACTACCCTGGCTAATATTAATTCCCTTCATCGGCGGCTTCCTGTGCTGGCAGACCGAACGCTTTGGCGTGAAGATGCCGCGCTGGATCGCGCTGATCACCATGGGATTGACGCTCGCGCTTGGCCTGCAACTGTGGTTGCAGGGTGGCTACTCTCTGACCCAGTCTGCGGGCATTCCGCAGTGGCAGTCTGAGTTCATCCTGCCGTGGATACCACGTTTCGGCATTACCATCCACCTGGCGATTGACGGTCTATCACTGCTGATGGTGGTGCTGACTGGTCTGCTCGGCGTTCTGGCGGTACTGTGCTCCTGGCGAGAAATCGAAAAATACCAGGGCTTCTTCCACCTGAACCTGATGTGGATACTGGGCGGCGTAATCGGCGTGTTCCTTGCCATCGACATGTTCCTGTTCTTCTTCTTCTGGGAGATGATGCTGGTGCCGATGTACTTCCTGATCGCGCTGTGGGGCCACAAGGCATCCGACGGTAAAACGCGTATCACGGCGGCAACCAAGTTCTTCATCTATACCCAGGCGAGTGGTCTGGTGATGCTGATTGCGATCCTGGCGCTGGTGTTTGTTCACCACAATGCGACCGGCGTCTGGACCTTCAATTATGAAGATCTGCTCAAGACCCCGATGTCTCACGGTGTTGAATACCTGCTGATGCTGGGCTTCTTCATCGCCTTCGCGGTGAAAATGCCGGTGGTTCCACTGCACGGCTGGCTGCCAGATGCGCACTCCCAGGCACCAACGGCGGGTTCCGTTGACCTGGCAGGCATCTTGCTGAAAACCGCGGCCTACGGTCTGCTGCGTTTCGCACTGCCGCTGTTCCCGAACGCCTCTGCTGAGTTCGCGCCGATTGCCATGTGGCTCGGTGTAATCGGTATCTTCTACGGTGCGTGGATGGCCTTCACGCAGTACGACATCAAGCGTTTGATTGCTTACACTTCCGTTTCCCACATGGGCTTCGTGCTGATTGCTATCTACACCGGCAGCCAGCTCGCGTACCAGGGCGCGGTGATCCAGATGATTGCGCATGGTCTGTCTGCAGCCGGTCTCTTCATCCTGTGTGGTCAGCTGTACGAACGTCTGCACACCCGCGACATGCGTATGATGGGCGGTCTGTGGAGCAAAATTAAGTGGCTGCCTGCGCTCTCCATGTTCTTCGCTGTGGCCACTCTGGGTATGCCGGGCACCGGTAACTTCGTCGGCGAATTTATGATTCTGTTCGGCAGTTTCAAAGTGGTGCCGACGATCACCGTCATCTCCACCTTTGGTCTGGTGTTCGCTTCCGTATACTCGCTGGCGATGCTGCACCGCGCCTACTTCGGTAAAGCGAAGAGCGAAATTGCTGCACAAGAACTGCCGGGGATGTCGCTGCGTGAGCTGTTCATCATCCTGCTGCTGGTCGTACTGCTGGTGCTGCTGGGCTTCTTCCCACAGCCGATTCTGGATACCTCGCACAGCGCGATGGGTAACATCCAGCAGTGGTTTGTTAATTCTGCTTCTACTACAAGGCCGTAA
- the nuoI gene encoding NADH-quinone oxidoreductase subunit NuoI — translation MTLKELLVGFGTQVRSIWMIGLHAFAKRETQMYPEEPVYLPPRYRGRIVLTRDPDGSERCVACNLCAVACPVGCISLQKAETVDGRWYPEFFRINFSRCIFCGLCEEACPTTAIQLTPDFELGEYKRQDLVYEKEDLLISGPGKYPEYNFYRMAGMAIDGKDKGEAENEAKPIDVKSLLP, via the coding sequence ATGACCTTAAAAGAATTATTGGTAGGCTTCGGCACTCAGGTACGCAGTATCTGGATGATCGGCCTGCACGCGTTTGCCAAACGCGAAACCCAGATGTATCCGGAAGAGCCGGTATATCTGCCGCCGCGCTACCGTGGACGTATCGTGCTGACGCGCGACCCGGACGGTTCGGAGCGTTGCGTTGCCTGTAACCTGTGTGCGGTAGCGTGTCCGGTAGGCTGTATCTCTCTGCAAAAAGCCGAGACGGTAGATGGCCGCTGGTATCCTGAGTTCTTCCGCATCAACTTCTCACGCTGCATCTTCTGCGGTCTGTGTGAAGAAGCGTGCCCAACCACGGCGATTCAGCTGACTCCAGATTTCGAGCTGGGTGAGTACAAGCGTCAGGACCTGGTGTACGAGAAAGAGGATCTGCTGATTTCCGGTCCGGGCAAATACCCGGAATATAACTTCTACCGGATGGCGGGTATGGCAATCGACGGCAAAGATAAGGGCGAAGCAGAGAACGAAGCCAAGCCTATCGACGTCAAGAGCCTGTTACCGTAA
- the nuoJ gene encoding NADH-quinone oxidoreductase subunit J encodes MEFAFYICGLIAILATLRVITHTNPVHALLYLIISLLAISGVFFALGAHFAGALEIIVYAGAIMVLFVFVVMMLNLGGSEIEQERQWLKPQVWIGPAILSAIMLAVIVYAILGVNDQGIDGTPISAKAVGITLFGPYVLAVELASMLLLAGLVVAFHVGREERAGEVLSNRTDDRAKRKTEERA; translated from the coding sequence ATGGAATTCGCTTTTTATATCTGTGGCCTTATCGCCATCCTGGCTACGCTGCGAGTGATTACGCACACCAATCCGGTGCATGCGCTGCTGTATTTAATCATTTCGCTGCTGGCCATTTCCGGGGTGTTCTTTGCGCTGGGTGCGCACTTTGCCGGTGCGCTGGAAATCATCGTCTACGCGGGTGCCATCATGGTGCTGTTCGTGTTCGTGGTAATGATGCTGAACCTGGGTGGCTCTGAAATTGAGCAGGAACGTCAGTGGTTAAAACCGCAGGTGTGGATTGGCCCGGCGATTCTGTCGGCCATCATGCTGGCGGTAATTGTTTACGCCATTCTGGGTGTGAATGACCAGGGCATCGACGGTACGCCAATCAGCGCGAAAGCAGTGGGCATTACGCTGTTCGGCCCATACGTTCTGGCGGTTGAACTGGCCTCCATGCTGCTGCTGGCGGGCCTGGTTGTCGCCTTCCACGTTGGCCGTGAAGAGCGTGCTGGCGAGGTGCTGAGCAACCGCACTGACGACCGCGCGAAAAGAAAAACGGAGGAACGCGCATGA